One genomic segment of Cottoperca gobio chromosome 21, fCotGob3.1, whole genome shotgun sequence includes these proteins:
- the efhc2 gene encoding EF-hand domain-containing family member C2, translating to MALPFLPGNSRNKHLGKERFHKSQHFDYSNGVPLLVGAEKPGIGGELLVGQNIKPKYSVYPTGQGSDLPTWVAFDKQALCFDAHWQEAVPEARDETYRIRKCKIFFYLEDDTMQVVEPECKNSGIPQGTLIRRQRVPLPAPDDDQFYNIFHFNINQQMVLYSRTFTVTNCDSFTRNFLTKLGVRLNNPATVPDDPYSNLREQIEKSMKPLRPYERHDTLKQFLDNDHKVLRFNCFWDDTESVFGDPRELILHYYLADDTVEILEIICPNSGRDTVPKFLRRSKLPKRSAQMKQPGQITERTVLNVFASTTQGKRYILDSLNTGAVHDEFYMDSDLTVGVEVNVWGRTVILTDCDDFTKDYYRSKYGIEDFTPVQYKAPPGPKPPRPVPPYNGFGSEEDSLSSCQGLLPKPPQKDFHKFMEKDRCGLDSNVLNFRAKMVTTDPVDRERVFIISFYLCDDAISVFERPQRNSGVLGGRFLERGRVKKPGQELFKSRLSEYFTAQDLYVGATLCLNNRHFQLLDTDEYTLNYMERHAEEFPKANVGNILSKLRSIQEEKRSEIRKFLTLSDPSNTGFIPYESFRGLLTGLDCGLSEHEVLVLCRCFSESEQPEADVGLMLAVAQDFLKKKHFEDLPLMARAFTHRDQHKTGRLSTKETRTVCKAFQLPLPEKLLGGLLSKFAEGDEIDYHAFLAGINWVEHLALPVMPEDILKFDVNVTMDDGAAAVKHVNYSSLLKDVFNFNYADPTTITS from the exons ATGGCGTTACCATTTCTACCCGGGAATTCCCGCAATAAACAC CTGGGGAAGGAGAGATTCCACAAATCCCAACATTTTGATTATTCAAATGGAGTCCCGCTGCTGGTGGGAGCTGAGAAGCCAGGCATCGGAGGAGAGCTGTTAGTTGGCCAGAATATTAAACCAAAGTATTCCGTCTACCCCACAGGACAGGGCAGTGATTTACCAACATGGGTAGCCTTTGACAAACAG GCTCTGTGTTTTGACGCACACTGGCAGGAAGCTGTGCCCGAGGCACGAGATGAGACATACAGAATCAGGAAGTGTAAGATCTTCTTCTACCTGGAAGATGACACCATGCAGGTGGTGGAGCCAGAGTGCAAGAACAGTGGCATCCCTCAAG GAACACTTATTCGTCGCCAGCGTGTCCCACTGCCTGCCCCAGATGATGACCAGTTCTAcaacattttccatttcaacATCAACCAACAGATGGTGCTGTACTCCCGCACATTCACTGTGACCAACTGTGACTCTTTTACAAGGAACTTCCTCACAAAACTCGGGGTGCGTCTGAATAATCCTGCCACTGTCCCTGACGACCCCTACAGCAACCTCCGTGAACAG ATTGAGAAAAGTATGAAGCCATTAAGACCGTACGAGAGGCATGACACCCTGAAGCAGTTCCTGGACAACGACCACAAAGTCCTGCGCTTCAATTGCTTCTGGGACGACACAGAAAGTGTGTTCGGGGACCCCCGGGAGCTCATACTGCACTACTACCTGGCTGATGACACCGTGGAGATCCTGGAGATCATCTGCCCAAACTCCGGCAGGGATACGGTGCCCAAATTCCTACGCCGCAGCAAACTACCGAAG CGTTCAGCCCAGATGAAGCAGCCTGGACAGATCACGGAGCGCACAGTGCTCAACGTGTTTGCCTCCACGACTCAGGGAAAACGCTACATCCTGGACAGCCTCAAT ACCGGCGCTGTCCACGATGAGTTTTATATGGACAGTGATCTGACTGTTGGCGTGGAGGTGAATGTGTGGGGCAGGACAGTGATCCTCACTGACTGTGACGACTTCACCAAAGACTACTACCGCTCCAAATACGGCATAG aGGACTTCACCCCAGTGCAGTACAAAGCTCCCCCAGGCCCGAAGCCCCCGAGGCCTGTGCCCCCCTACAACGGCTTTGGCTCAGAGGAGGACTCGCTAAGCTCCTGCCAGGGCCTGCTGCCCAAGCCCCCGCAGAAAGATTTCCACAAGTTTATGGAGAAAGACAG ATGTGGCTTAGACAGCAATGTGCTGAATTTCCGAGCCAAGATGGTGACCACCGATCCAGTTGACAGAGAGCGGGTGTTCATCATCTCCTTCTACCTCTGCGATGACGCCATCAGTGTGTTTGAGCGTCCACAGAGGAACTCAG GTGTGCTTGGTGGTAGGTTTCTGGAGCGTGGTCGTGTAAAGAAGCCAGGCCAGGAGCTGTTTAAGAGCCGGCTGTCTGAGTATTTTACAGCTCAGGATCTGTACGTCGGAGCGACCCTCTGCCTCAACAATAGGCACTTCCAACTTCTGGACACTGATGAATACACCTTAAACTACATGGAGCGACATGCTGAGGAG TTCCCAAAAGCCAACGTGGGAAACATCCTCAGTAAACTACGGTCCATTCAGGAGGAGAAACGGAGCGAAATCAGGAAGTTCCTGACTCTCAGCGACCCCAGCAACACTGGCTTCATCCCCTATGAGTCGTTCAG GGGCCTGCTGACAGGGCTGGACTGCGGTCTGTCGGAGCACGAGGTGCTGGTGCTGTGCCGATGTTTCTCAGAGAGCGAGCAGCCTGAGGCGGACGTGGGCCTGATGCTGGCTGTGGCACAGGACTTCCTCAAgaagaaacactttgaagatCTCCCTCTCATGGCCAGAGCCTTCACACACCGCGATCAACACAA GACCGGTCGTCtctccaccaaagagacaagGACTGTCTGTAAGGCCTTCCAGCTCCCCCTGCCTGAGAAGCTGCTCGGGGGTCTGCTCAGCAA GTTTGCAGAGGGGGACGAGATTGACTACCATGCCTTCCTGGCTGGCATTAACTGGGTAGAGCACCTCGCTCTCCCAGTAATGCCCGAAGACATCTTAAAG TTTGATGTGAATGTGACGATGGACGACGGTGCAGCTGCAGTGAAACACGTCAACTACTCTTCTCTTCTGAAGGATGTGTTTAACTTCAACTACGCTGACCCAACAACCATCACCTCATAG
- the fundc1 gene encoding FUN14 domain-containing protein 1: MQMTPDVLQASEDRQHSKMASRDKELEEEIYDKVVDLTEYAKRQRWWNRLFGKNSGPLAAKYSVATQLAIGGASGWCAGYLFQKVGKVAATSVGGGLLLLQMANNSGYIQVDWKRVEKDVNKAKKQLKKGTDQARPELNSFVDKSTEFVKKNIVVTSGFIGGFLLGLAS, encoded by the exons ATGCAAATGACGCCGGACGTGTTGCAGGCATCTGAGGACAGACAGCACTCCAAAATGGCGAGCCGCGACAAGG agctggaggaggagatttACGACAAGGTCGTGGACCTGACAGAATATGCCAAACGCCAGCGATGGTGGAACCGCCTTTTCGGAAAGAACTCCGGCCCTTTAGCAGCGAAGTACTCCGTGGCCACACAGTTAGCCATAGGGGGGGCGAGTGGATG GTGTGCAGGATATCTCTTCCAGAAGGTGGGGAAAGTTGCTGCTACATCAGTAGGAGGAGGTCTTCTGCTGTTGCAG ATGGCTAACAATAGTGGCTACATCCAAGTGGACTGGAAGAGAGTAGAGAAGGATGTCAACAAAGCTAAGAAGCAATTAAAGAAGGGCACCGATCAAGCACGCCCAGAGTTAAACTCATTTGTTGACAAG tcCACGGagtttgtgaagaaaaacattgttgtcACGAGTGGGTTCATTGGAGGATTCCTGCTCGGCCTGGCGTCTTAG